A DNA window from Jaculus jaculus isolate mJacJac1 chromosome 1, mJacJac1.mat.Y.cur, whole genome shotgun sequence contains the following coding sequences:
- the Stkld1 gene encoding serine/threonine kinase-like domain-containing protein STKLD1: protein MEKYQILQELNPGALGVNLVVEDVEDIETDTKYVIKQVECMDEHHANKAMDELMPLLKLQHPNISVYRELFIIWNHEISSFFLCLVMDYNYRTLQDVIKDKRKKREVIDLEWMEGILVQMLDAMEYLHQMDIIHRNLKPSNITLVSNNHCQLQDLSCEVLMTHKAKWNVRAEEDPSHKSWMAPEALKFKFTRKADIWSLGCIILDMASCSFLTDTEALHLRKSIRQKPGGLRAVLKTMENRQIPNAKIFSTLLPGMLQINPEERLEIKDVIQIIFTSPSLSSFCIPLSLLGQMVPAFVMDLLLEGNLASVIEVMQNFSSSAKVQIKAMTRLLSMPEDELGLPWPLELVEEVFSIMKQHERTLDVQLGACSLMLRVLGQEMAQDMETQEPLNSSIMLFLMSLMRYHPDSKLLIAMCYNLLTIISSQESISEELQEKGLFELVLTHLDQFQEDRDTCLGILSFLWSLLVDAVIVNKAALKKIPGLIIHVLATHSKDVEMAEAGCAVLWLLSLLGCIKESYYEPVAVLCMKSIWLCPDRVLLVNNALRGLTSLAKVSELVAFRVVVLEEGRSGLHLLQEIYEHYKDDPEVVENLCMLLAHMASYKEILPELESSGISDLVQEIRERFTSSLELISYAEEVLKALQAAALSSP from the exons ATGGAAAAGTACCAG ATTTTGCAAGAGCTGAATCCTGGGGCCTTGGGCGTGAACCTGGTGGTGGAGGATGTGGAGGATATAGAAACGGACACCAAGTATGTGATAAAACAG GTGGAGTGCATGGATGAGCATCATGCCAACAAAGCCATGGACGAG CTGATGCCCCTGCTGAAGCTCCAGCACCCCAACATTTCCGTGTATCGAGAGCTATTTATCATATGGAACCATGAG atctcctccttcttcctctgcttgGTGATGGACTACAACTATAGAACCTTGCAGGATGTCATTAAggacaagaggaagaaaagagaagttaTTGATCTTGAG TGGATGGAAGGCATTCTGGTCCAGATGTTGGATGCGATGGAGTACTTGCACCAGATGGACATCATTCACAG GAACCTCAAGCCCTCCAACATCACCCTTGTCAGCAACAACCATTGCCAACTGCAGGACTTGAGCTGTGAGGTGCTGATGACCCACAAGGCCAAGTGGAATGTCCGAGCGGAGGAAG ACCCCAGTCATAAGTCCTGGATGGCCCCTGAAGCCCTCAAATTCAAGTTCACCCGGAAAGCCGACATCTGGTCCTTGGGATGCATCATTCTTGACATGGCCAGCTGCTCCTTCCTGACT GACACAGAAGCCTTGCACCTGCGGAAGTCCATCCGCCAGAAGCCAGGTGGCCTGAGGGCTGTCCTGAAAACCATGGAGAACAGGCAGATCCCCAATGCCAAAATCTTCTCCACCCTCCTGCCTGGTATGCTGCAGATCAACCCCGAAGAGCGATTAGAAATCAA GGATGTGATCCAGATCATCTTCACGAGCCCCTCACTCAGCTCCTTCTGCATCCCACTGAGCCTGCTCGGACAGATGGTGCCAGCGTTCGTCATGGATCTGCTGCTGGAAGGCAACCTGGCCAGTGTTATAG AGGTCATGCAGAACTTCTCCAGCAGTGCCAAGGTCCAGATCAAGGCCATGACGAGGCTTCTGAGCATGCCGGAGGATGAGCTAG GTCTGCCGTGGCCCTTGGAGCTGGTGGAGGAGGTGTTCAGCATCATGAAGCAGCACGAGAGGACCCTGGACGTCCAGCTGGGTGCCTGCTCCCTGATGCTCCGCGTGCTGGGCCAAG AGATGGCACAGGACATGGAAACCCAGGAACCACTGAACAGCTCCATCATGTTGTTCCTGATGAGCCTCATGCGTTACCACCCCGACTCGAAGCTGCTCATTGCCATGTGCTACAACCTGCTCACCATCATCTCCAGCCAGG AGTCAATCTCTGAGGAGCTGCAGGAAAAGGGGCTGTTTGAGCTTGTCCTGACTCACCTGGACCAATTCCAGGAGGATAGAGACACCTGCCTTGGCATCCTGAGTTTCCTCTGGTCCCTCCTAGTGGATG CTGTCATTGTGAACAAAGCCGCCTTGAAGAAGATCCCAGGCCTGATAATCCACGTGCTGGCCACCCACTCCAAGGATGTGGAAATGGCTGAGGCGGGCTGTGCAGTGCTGTGGCTGCTGTCCTTGCTGG GCTGCATTAAAGAGAGCTACTATGAGCCGGTGGCGGTGCTGTGCATGAAAAGCATCTGGCTGTGCCCTGACAGAGTGCTGCTGGTGAACAATGCTCTCCGTGGCCTCACCAGCCTTGCCAAGGTGTCAG AGTTGGTAGCCTTCCGGGTGGTAGTGCTGGAAGAGGGCCGCAGCGGACTTCACCTTCTCCAGGAGATCTACGAGCACTACAAGGATGACCCCGAGGTGGTGGAGAACCTGTGCATGCTGCTGGCCCACATGGCCTCCTACA AGGAGATCCTGCCAGAGCTGGAGTCAAGTGGCATCAGTGACTTGGTCCAGGAGATTCGGGAGCGCTTCACCTCCAGCCTG GAGCTCATTTCCTATGCAGAAGAGGtgcttaaggctttgcaggcagctgcACTTTCCAGCCCCTAG